A genomic region of Saccopteryx bilineata isolate mSacBil1 chromosome 1, mSacBil1_pri_phased_curated, whole genome shotgun sequence contains the following coding sequences:
- the LOC136320797 gene encoding olfactory receptor 8J1-like — MASANFTRVTEFILTGVSDAAELQIPLFFVFLVIYGLTVAGNLSIITLTSVDSRLQTPMYFFLRHLAIINLGTSTVIAPKMLSNFLVMNKAISYYECATQLGGFLVFIVAEVSMLAVMAYDRYVAICNPLQYKVILSHQICLLLVSFTYLYSFSTATVVLFSVFSMSYCSSNVINHFYCDSVPLLALSCSDTYFPETVIFVFAATNLICSMAIVLVSYFNIVLSILRIRSSEGRRKAFSTCVSHLVAVTVFYGTLLFMYLQPGTHHSLDTDKMASVFYTLVIPMLNPMIYSLRNKDVKAALRRFLTNVYCSYKLM, encoded by the coding sequence atGGCTTCTGCAAATTTCACCAGGGTCACTGAGTTTATTCTCACAGGTGTCTCAGACGCTGCAGAGCTCCAGATTCCACTCTTCTTTGTTTTCCTGGTCATCTATGGGCTGACCGTGGCTGGGAACCTCAGCATCATCACCCTCACCAGTGTGGACTCTCGACTTCAAACCCCCATGTATTTTTTCCTCCGACATTTGGCTATTATCAATCTTGGCACCTCTACTGTCATTGCCCCCAAGATGCTGAGCAATTTTTTAGTAATGAACAAAGCCATCTCCTACTATGAATGTGCCACCCAACTGGgagggtttttggttttcattGTGGCTGAGGTTTCCATGTTGGCTGTGATGGCCTATGACCGCTACGTGGCCATTTGTAACCCTCTGCAGTACAAGGTGATTTTATCTCACCAGATCTGCCTTCTGCTTGTATCCTTCACTTACCTCTACAGCTTTTCCACAGCtactgtggttttgttttctgtgttctcTATGTCTTACTGCTCTTCCAATGTAATCAATCATTTTTACTGTGATTCTGTCCCTCTGTTAGCATTGTCTTGCTCTGACACTTACTTTCCAGAAACAGTAATATTTGTATTTGCAGCTACAAATTTGATTTGTTCCATGGCTATAGTTCTAGTATCTTATTTCAACATTGTTCTGTCCATTTTAAGGATACGCTcatcagaaggaaggagaaaagcctTCTCCACCTGTGTTTCGCATCTGGTGGCAGTCACAGTTTTCTATGGGACACTACTCTTCATGTATTTGCAGCCTGGAACTCACCATTCACTGGACACTGATAAGATGGCCTCTGTGTTCTATACACTCGTGATCCCAATGCTGAACCCCATGATCTATAGTCTGAGGAATAAGGATGTGAAGGCTGCCTTAAGGAGGTTTCTGACAAATGTATACTGCTCTTATAAATTAATGTAA